The following coding sequences lie in one Musa acuminata AAA Group cultivar baxijiao chromosome BXJ1-8, Cavendish_Baxijiao_AAA, whole genome shotgun sequence genomic window:
- the LOC135680535 gene encoding WRKY transcription factor WRKY24-like isoform X2 — METSAILQPPAFAFSELLAGAGGVDGDGGRDFPAFAGDSVPNFKSAPPPSLAISRPPFSPSSCFAIPAGLSPALLLDSPVLFSSSNILPSPTTGTLQALNRGISSADHRQGNKDETIACSDIPYQTNTEPQNFETASFQTCGSAIAVEGAFKTHRRCNYHHETSNSIKVEAVAPTFQSELRAHQGQTDHDRSSQAPSTLEEQRKFDDGCHWRKYGEKQVKGSDNPRSYYKCTYPSCPRKKQVERSSDGQITEIVYKGTHSHSKPQSTTRHSAAVQAIQDAAPPEASFGGPDNSSASFGDSSIDLSSRRSNRGGEALDETEPDAKRGKTEGDHEELSAPGNRVTREPRVVVQTQSDVDILDDGYRWRKYGQKVVKGNPNPRSYYKCTTMGCPVRKHVERASQDPSSVITTYEGKHNHVVPAARGSGAHLQSRPQPEDYGTATAVRPSFMAGHASQIAAYDAFGASGVYVSGYRSSVSSYTCQQQQQQQMGRKF, encoded by the exons atggaGACCTCAGCCATTCTGCAACCACCAGCCTTCGCCTTCTCCGAACTCCTTGCAGGAGCTGGCGGCGTCGACGGCGATGGCGGCAGGGACTTCCCGGCCTTTGCTGGAGATTCCGTACCCAACTTCAAGTCTGCACCTCCTCCTTCGCTGGCCATCTCCCGTCCTCCCTTTTCGCCTTCGTCTTGTTTCGCTATCCCGGCCGGCCTCAGCCCTGCTTTGCTCTTGGACTCTCCGGTGCTATTCTCCTCATCCAAC ATATTGCCATCTCCAACTACtgggactttacaagctctgaatcggGGAATCTCCTCTGCTGATCATCGACAAGGGAACAAAGATGAAACCATTGCCTGCTCCGACATCCCATACCAAACCAACACAGAACCCCAAAACTTTGAGACAGCATCATTTCAGACTTGTGGGTCTGCAATCGCTGTG GAAGGCGCCTTCAAAACCCACAGACGGTGCAATTATCATCACGAGACCAGCAACAGCATCAAAGTCGAAGCTGTAGCTCCAACTTTTCAGTCCGAGTTGCGAGCCCACCAGGGCCAAACCGATCACGATCGATCCAGTCAAGCTCCTTCGACCCTCGAAGAACAGAGGAAGTTCGATGATGGATGCCATTGGAGAAAGTACGGTGAGAAACAGGTCAAAGGAAGCGATAACCCACGGAGCTATTACAAGTGCACGTACCCGAGTTGTCCGAGAAAGAAGCAGGTGGAGAGGTCCTCGGACGGACAGATCACCGAGATCGTTTACAAGGGTACTCATAGCCACTCAAAGCCACAGTCCACCACAAGGCATTCGGCCGCCGTTCAAGCGATTCAGGATGCTGCACCTCCCGAAGCTTCTTTCGGCGGGCCGGATAATTCATCGGCGTCTTTTGGTGATAGTAGCATCGATTTGAGCTCTCGGAGGAGCAATCGGGGAGGTGAAGCCTTGGACGAAACCGAACCAGATGCCAAGCGAGG GAAGACAGAAGGTGACCATGAAGAGCTATCAGCTCCTGGAAATAGGGTTACGAGGGAGCCGAGAGTGGTTGTGCAGACACAGAGCGATGTCGATATCCTCGACGACGGGTACCGTTGGAGAAAGTATGGGCAGAAGGTGGTGAAGGGTAATCCAAACCCGAG GAGTTATTACAAATGCACTACCATGGGCTGCCCCGTAAGGAAACATGTGGAGAGAGCATCGCAAGATCCCAGTTCAGTGATCACGACGTATGAAGGCAAGCACAACCATGTTGTTCCTGCAGCCAGAGGAAGCGGGGCGCACTTACAGAGCAGGCCTCAGCCGGAGGATTATGGCACCGCCACAGCAGTGCGTCCATCGTTCATGGCCGGTCACGCCAGTCAAATTGCTGCATACGATGCCTTTGGTGCCTCGGGGGTTTACGTCTCAGGTTATCGGAGCTCGGTGAGCTCGTACACCtgtcaacagcagcagcaacagcaaatGGGGAGGAAGTTTTAG